In Notamacropus eugenii isolate mMacEug1 chromosome 1, mMacEug1.pri_v2, whole genome shotgun sequence, one genomic interval encodes:
- the TCF23 gene encoding transcription factor 23 codes for MTRREVRTSPGMPGLGSHSSGSGLALGTDRKRSRLMKAKQGLWGETSWGSQRWSRPGPTIHNPRARSLAVGRGESSPENAARERSRVQTLRQAFLALQAALPAVPPDTKLSKLDVLVLATSYIAHLTQTLGQELPEAAWPPFLRGLRYLHPLKKWPMRSRLYAGALGPSGLDLPTSGVPGQRMWESTVRPQVPGDMEFVPTKPVSPTCSGK; via the exons ATGACACGGAGAGAAGTCAGGACTTCTCCAGGGATGCCTGGATTGGGCAGCCACAGCAGCGGATCTGGGCTGGCACTGGGCACTGACAGGAAGAGGAGCCGCCTGATGAAGGCGAAGCAGGGGCTATGGGGAGAGACTAGCTGGGGCAGCCAGAGATGGAGCAGACCTGGCCCCACCATCCATAATCCCAGAGCCAGGAGCTTGGCTGTTGGCCGG GGTGAGTCCAGTCCCGAGAATGCTGCCCGGGAACGGAGTAGGGTACAGACTCTGCGGCAGGCCTTTCTGGCCTTGCAGGCAGCATTACCTGCAGTACCCCCAGACACCAAGCTCTCCAAACTGGATGTACTGGTCCTGGCCACCAGCTACATAGCCCATCTTACCCAAACTCTGGGCCAGGAGCTGCCAGAGGCAGCTTGGCCCCCCTTCCTGCGTGGACTCCGCTACTTGCACCCTCTCAAG AAATGGCCAATGAGATCTCGCCTCTATGCTGGAGCCTTGGGGCCATCTGGCCTTGACCTTCCTACTAGTGGTGTTCCTGGCCAAAGAATGTGGGAATCAACAGTCAGGCCTCAAGTCCCTGGAGACATGGAGTTTGTTCCTACCAAGCCAGTCTCACCAACTTGCAGCGGCAAATAA
- the SLC5A6 gene encoding sodium-dependent multivitamin transporter isoform X1, with protein MGIREFSSGVSPSTIAPSTATSPKALSHFTLVDYGVCALLLVSSLAIGLFYARRGRGQNTVRQFLLANRSMGSLPVALSLLATFQSAVALLGVPGEIYRSGTEYWFLGCSYFLGLLVPAHIFIPIFYRLNISSAYEYLELRFSKAVRLCGTLTFIFQMVIYMGVVLYAPALALNAVTGLDLWGSVLALGIVCTVYTSLGGLKAVIWTDVFQTVVMFLGQLAVVIVGAAKVGGLGRVWDVASQHDRISGIDLNPDPFVRHTFWTLAFGGVFMMLSLYGVNQAQVQRYLSSRSEKTAILSCYAVFPCQQVTLCIGCLIGLVMFVYYLDNPLAPEQTEVSSDQMVLYFVMDILGELPGLPGLFVACLFSGSLSTISSAFNSLATVTIEDLIRPHFPEISENRATFISKVLAVVYGLVCLGMAYISSLMGPVLQAAISIFGMVGGPLLGLFCLGIFFPCANSTGAVVGLLAGLIMAFWIGIGSMVSSMTSSTMVPPHNGTGFFSYRNTTVVTMTTVMPSAVSRPTGLQRFYNLSYLWYSAHNSTTVIIVGLLVSLLTGGTRGQPPNPRTVYPVLPRLFSLLPISCRNRLPCQGYSQDVSYETDKIAEKISNGKLTGCGEEEVVVVVPEQGYIQGDHGHAFVLQETSL; from the exons ATGGGCATCAGAGAATTCTCTTCAGGGGTAAGTCCATCCACCATAGCCCCTTCAACAGCAACCTCTCCAAAAGCCCTATCCCACTTCACCCTTGTGGACTATGGAGTATGTGCACTGTTGTTGGTGTCATCGCTTGCAATCGGGCTGTTCTATGCCCGTCGAGGCAGGGGCCAGAACACAGTCCGCCAGTTCCTGTTGGCTAACCGTAGCATGGGCTCCCTACCTGTGGCACTGTCTCTACTTGCCACCTTTCAGTCAGCTGTGGCCCTCCTAGGAGTCCCTGGAGAGATCTACCGTTCTGGCACTGAGTATTGGTTCCTAGGCTGCTCCTACTTCCTAGGTCTGCTGGTGCCTGCCCATATCTTCATACCTATCTTCTACCGACTGAATATTTCCAGTGCTTATGAG TACCTGGAGCTTCGATTCAGTAAGGCTGTGCGACTGTGTGGAACCCTAACCTTCATCTTTCAGATG GTGATCTACATGGGTGTTGTTCTTTATGCCCCAGCCTTGGCACTCAATGCAG TGACAGGCTTGGATCTGTGGGGCTCAGTGCTGGCTCTAGGCATTGTGTGTACTGTCTATACTAGTCTG GGTGGGCTGAAGGCAGTCATTTGGACTGATGTGTTCCAGACAGTGGTCATGTTCCTGGGGCAGCTAGCTGTTGTCATCGTGGGGGCTGCCAAGGTGGGCGGCTTGGGGCGTGTTTGGGATGTAGCTTCACAGCATGACCGTATCTCTGGGATTGA CCTGAATCCAGACCCATTTGTGCGGCACACCTTTTGGACTCTGGCTTTTGGAGGAGTCTTTATGATGCTCTCCTTATATGGAGTAAACCAGGCCCAAGTACAGCGCTACCTCAGCTCCCGCAGTGAAAAGACTGCCATTCT TTCCTGTTATGCTGTATTCCCCTGCCAGCAGGTGACACTTTGCATTGGCTGCCTCATTGGTCTCGTCATGTTTGTCTATTACTTGGACAACCCCTTAGCACCAGAGCAAACTGAAGTCTCCTCTGATCAG ATGGTCCTGTACTTTGTGATGGACATCCTGGGGGAGCTGCCTGGCTTACCTGGGCTCTTTGTTGCCTGTCTCTTCAGTGGTTCTCTCAG TACTATCTCCTCAGCTTTCAATTCACTCGCAACAGTCACCATAGAAGATCTGATTCGACCTCACTTCCCTGAAATCTCAGAGAACCGTGCTACTTTCATTTCCAAGGTCCTTG cTGTAGTCTATGGCTTGGTATGTCTAGGAATGGCCTACATCTCCTCCTTAATGGGGCCTGTGCTGCAG GCAGCAATCAGCATCTTTGGGATGGTTGGGGGACCTCTGCTTGGACTCTTCTGCCTTGGCATTTTCTTCCCTTGTGCCAACTCAACT GGTGCAGTGGTGGGTCTGCTGGCTGGACTCATCATGGCCTTCTGGATTGGCATTGGGAGTATGGTAAGCAGCATGACCTCCAGTACAATGGTCCCTCCCCACAATGGCACTGGCTTCTTCTCATATAGAAACACAACGGTTGTCACTATGACGACAGTGATGCCCTCAGCAGTGTCCAG GCCCACAGGATTGCAGCGATTCTACAACCTGTCCTACTTATGGTATAGTGCACACAATTCAACCACAGTCATTATTGTGGGATTGCTTGTCAGTCTCCTCACTG GCGGAACAAGGGGCCAGCCCCCAAACCCTCGGACAGTTTACCCAGTGTTGCCACGGTTATTTTCCCTCCTGCCTATCTCCTGTCGGAACCGTCTGCCCTGCCAGGGCTATAGCCAA GATGTCTCCTATGAGACAGATAAGATAGCAGAGAAGATAAGCAATGGAAAGCTGACTGGCTGTGGGGAAGAggaagtggtggtggtagtaCCTGAGCAAGGCTACATCCAGGGGGACCATGGTCACGCCTTCGTACTACAGGAGACGTCACTGTGA
- the SLC5A6 gene encoding sodium-dependent multivitamin transporter isoform X2: MGIREFSSGVSPSTIAPSTATSPKALSHFTLVDYGVCALLLVSSLAIGLFYARRGRGQNTVRQFLLANRSMGSLPVALSLLATFQSAVALLGVPGEIYRSGTEYWFLGCSYFLGLLVPAHIFIPIFYRLNISSAYEYLELRFSKAVRLCGTLTFIFQMVIYMGVVLYAPALALNAVTGLDLWGSVLALGIVCTVYTSLGGLKAVIWTDVFQTVVMFLGQLAVVIVGAAKVGGLGRVWDVASQHDRISGIDLNPDPFVRHTFWTLAFGGVFMMLSLYGVNQAQVQRYLSSRSEKTAILSCYAVFPCQQVTLCIGCLIGLVMFVYYLDNPLAPEQTEVSSDQMVLYFVMDILGELPGLPGLFVACLFSGSLSTISSAFNSLATVTIEDLIRPHFPEISENRATFISKVLAVVYGLVCLGMAYISSLMGPVLQAAISIFGMVGGPLLGLFCLGIFFPCANSTGAVVGLLAGLIMAFWIGIGSMVSSMTSSTMVPPHNGTGFFSYRNTTVVTMTTVMPSAVSRPTGLQRFYNLSYLWRNKGPAPKPSDSLPSVATVIFPPAYLLSEPSALPGL, translated from the exons ATGGGCATCAGAGAATTCTCTTCAGGGGTAAGTCCATCCACCATAGCCCCTTCAACAGCAACCTCTCCAAAAGCCCTATCCCACTTCACCCTTGTGGACTATGGAGTATGTGCACTGTTGTTGGTGTCATCGCTTGCAATCGGGCTGTTCTATGCCCGTCGAGGCAGGGGCCAGAACACAGTCCGCCAGTTCCTGTTGGCTAACCGTAGCATGGGCTCCCTACCTGTGGCACTGTCTCTACTTGCCACCTTTCAGTCAGCTGTGGCCCTCCTAGGAGTCCCTGGAGAGATCTACCGTTCTGGCACTGAGTATTGGTTCCTAGGCTGCTCCTACTTCCTAGGTCTGCTGGTGCCTGCCCATATCTTCATACCTATCTTCTACCGACTGAATATTTCCAGTGCTTATGAG TACCTGGAGCTTCGATTCAGTAAGGCTGTGCGACTGTGTGGAACCCTAACCTTCATCTTTCAGATG GTGATCTACATGGGTGTTGTTCTTTATGCCCCAGCCTTGGCACTCAATGCAG TGACAGGCTTGGATCTGTGGGGCTCAGTGCTGGCTCTAGGCATTGTGTGTACTGTCTATACTAGTCTG GGTGGGCTGAAGGCAGTCATTTGGACTGATGTGTTCCAGACAGTGGTCATGTTCCTGGGGCAGCTAGCTGTTGTCATCGTGGGGGCTGCCAAGGTGGGCGGCTTGGGGCGTGTTTGGGATGTAGCTTCACAGCATGACCGTATCTCTGGGATTGA CCTGAATCCAGACCCATTTGTGCGGCACACCTTTTGGACTCTGGCTTTTGGAGGAGTCTTTATGATGCTCTCCTTATATGGAGTAAACCAGGCCCAAGTACAGCGCTACCTCAGCTCCCGCAGTGAAAAGACTGCCATTCT TTCCTGTTATGCTGTATTCCCCTGCCAGCAGGTGACACTTTGCATTGGCTGCCTCATTGGTCTCGTCATGTTTGTCTATTACTTGGACAACCCCTTAGCACCAGAGCAAACTGAAGTCTCCTCTGATCAG ATGGTCCTGTACTTTGTGATGGACATCCTGGGGGAGCTGCCTGGCTTACCTGGGCTCTTTGTTGCCTGTCTCTTCAGTGGTTCTCTCAG TACTATCTCCTCAGCTTTCAATTCACTCGCAACAGTCACCATAGAAGATCTGATTCGACCTCACTTCCCTGAAATCTCAGAGAACCGTGCTACTTTCATTTCCAAGGTCCTTG cTGTAGTCTATGGCTTGGTATGTCTAGGAATGGCCTACATCTCCTCCTTAATGGGGCCTGTGCTGCAG GCAGCAATCAGCATCTTTGGGATGGTTGGGGGACCTCTGCTTGGACTCTTCTGCCTTGGCATTTTCTTCCCTTGTGCCAACTCAACT GGTGCAGTGGTGGGTCTGCTGGCTGGACTCATCATGGCCTTCTGGATTGGCATTGGGAGTATGGTAAGCAGCATGACCTCCAGTACAATGGTCCCTCCCCACAATGGCACTGGCTTCTTCTCATATAGAAACACAACGGTTGTCACTATGACGACAGTGATGCCCTCAGCAGTGTCCAG GCCCACAGGATTGCAGCGATTCTACAACCTGTCCTACTTATG GCGGAACAAGGGGCCAGCCCCCAAACCCTCGGACAGTTTACCCAGTGTTGCCACGGTTATTTTCCCTCCTGCCTATCTCCTGTCGGAACCGTCTGCCCTGCCAGGGCTATAG
- the ATRAID gene encoding all-trans retinoic acid-induced differentiation factor: MAPAGLGPSLGWLSRAVPLLLALSTGRAPALPEVCKYCPGPVHDTSEVDHYCNPTQELKLRARCCLTAQGTIVGLDLQNCSLKELDPLFAEAHSAIVLDLQANPLLNISTSVFRNFTELQTLVLPLKVDCPGGYYAWENITCGTDSCTCYKQRNQCNNTVESALCPENAYCVPDGPGLFQCLCTSGFHGYKCLREGSFPLLMFSGVLGTTTFCISILLWGTQLRKIKAS, translated from the exons atggctccCGCGGGCCTCGGCCCCTCTCTGGGCTGGTTGTCCAGGGCTGTACCCCTCCTCCTGGCTCTGAGCACGGGAAGGGCCCCGGCGCTGCCCGAG GTATGCAAATATTGTCCAGGGCCTGTACATGACACATCAGAGGTTGACCATTACTGTAATCCGACACAAGAATTAAAACTGAGAGCACGTTGCTGTCTGACCGCACAGGGCACCATTGTGGG acTAGATCTTCAGAATTGTTCCCTGAAAGAACTGGACCCACTCTTTGCTGAGGCACATTCTGCCATTGTTCT GGACCTACAAGCAAACCCTCTCCTGAATATATCTACCTCAGTCTTTCGTAACTTCACAGAGCTCCAGACGCT GGTACTGCCACTGAAAGTTGACTGTCCTGGAGGATATTATGCCTGGGAAAATATCACCTGTGGCACCGACAGCTGTACCTGCTACAAGCAAAGAAATCAGTGCAATAACACTGTGGAATCAG CTTTGTGCCCAGAGAATGCATATTGCGTCCCTGATGGCCCAGGCCTCTTCCAGTGTCTTTGTACTAGTGGCTTCCATGGCTACAAGTGTCTTCGTGAG ggctctttccctctcctcatgTTCTCTGGAGTGCTGGGCACTACCACATTTTGCATCTCCATCTTGCTCTGGGGAACCCAGCTTCGAAAAATCAAAGCCTCTTGA